The Maniola hyperantus chromosome 9, iAphHyp1.2, whole genome shotgun sequence genome includes a region encoding these proteins:
- the LOC117984950 gene encoding tetratricopeptide repeat protein 28 isoform X2 produces MSQRDFSEVEPTGSASLGAASRALFVEKVRASNAACQSGDFSTAVALYTDALTLDPANHILYSNRSAARLKQGQFAAALQDATRARELCPNWPKAYYRQGVALQCLARHGEALAAFSSGLGVEPSSRQLLAALVEASIKSPLRATLEPTFRQLEAMKLDQSPFVLISVVGQELLAAGQYQAAVTVLEAALRIGSCSLKLRGSVFSALSSAHWALSQLDAAINYMQQDLAVAKSLGDTAGECRAHGNLGAAYFSQGSYKDALTAHRYQLVLAMKCKDTQAAAAALTSLGHVYTAIGDYPNALASHKQCVQLVKQMGDRLQEAREIGNVGAVYLAMGEFDSAVDCHTQHLRLARRLGDQVEEARAYSNLGSSYHYRRNFTQAIAYHENVLRIAQNLGDRAIEARAYAGLGHAARCAGDYAQAKKWHERQLDVALAARDKIGEGRACSNLGIVYQLLGEHDAALKLHQAHLSIARQLQDKAGMGRAYGNIGNAYSAAGFYEQAIKYHKQELTISKEVHDRSSEASTHGNLAVAYQALGAHDMALFHYRAHLGIARELKDAAGEACALLNLGNCLSSRGEFAQAVPYYEQHLMLSQELGDVIAEAKACHFLGYAHYCLGNYKEAVRYYDQDLSLAKDLQDKMNMGRAYCNLGLAHLALGNLETALECQKYFLAIAHMTQHLQGKFRALGNIGDVLIKMGDVEEAVKMYQRQLGFARQARDRSLEAAACGALGLARRLQRRLDAALGHHTQELTLRQEAGDAAGEARAHSHLGAVHMALGHYSHAARCYREQLERAQELQDCALEAQAYGNLGIAKLNMGHYEDAIGYLEQQLAILERVNSPTCQLDKARALGSLGDCYDALGDPDEATKYHEQHLASALKLDNAREQERAYRGLGLSHKSVGNLQQALVCLEKRLVVSHELGIPEAKAQAYGELGALHIALNNLEQAVSCLEHQKSIAKELNNQIMESEACHSLGVAHHALGDHAAAVRHHRAELELAHRLGLTHLQARACGGLGAAHAALGAQAEAARWHESRLRHATAAGDSRGRANALADLGRAHLAMGACGSAVSYLRQALAATEGLADADEEARVRHRLGLALWASGELEEAKEQLHAALSVLESGNERHKDKKTIALYTSTHHALQRVLVELGRHHEALVVAERGRCRSLDTVTDKQTSALNQANLELHTAQRNLNEDIGKDRTELWSPSTVEQVLEVVNKQKSPVLYFSIAAGRLYSWLLQPHKGILRFHQSCLLDQSEDNDNSLPDISPDDLQTNTSAGKLERYIKEWSAWLKTSADRREDDQWDLDDRPNTGLARMVTRNHLLNSSNYSLSSLFSVGSVGGSVAGSVASLQGSTRSSIHGPRKKQPSWQGPPCLNSLYQMLIAPFEDLLPTSCNNNHASHGRRGCGGRRDIALVVEGALYACPWGALRGTADTEPLCERFALLVAPALRPLRHTRHVRTKQTHPEHGGANSNNTEAGMRCLVVGVRWGAAQALLKEAELVADMLRVTPLTDYQASKETVVAQLPQAECIHFATHICWKTPGIVLSPGEVVDSQAKRLLNTSVGSGVVDTSTENEEENAELPPSNEELPPASEFMLTAAEIMNLKITARLVVISCASSSAAFQDTDDPESVTVAGEGVSRLCRAFLAAGAQAILVTLWPSPQDTATKILYRALYSALLQGSRVAKALGDAMQTVRHTKHFSHPAHWAGLALLGANVRLSNKVALMGQALCELLAAPDKCRDALRVCLHLVEKSLQRIVRGQKNAMYTTQKSIENKAGTTTGWRELLMSVGFRFEPAANGIPSSVFFPQSDPEERLTQCSASLQALLGLTPTTLQALSKLISNGSDVADDIIGVIRSVISQFSAKTSESDTIEVAVNVRLWRVNGCHELLASLGFDLAEVGQDEVTLRTGKVANRRHIQFVLQALLALFDTQEAPRSLSLESSSSVESLASIDDGDLEPHSDGEPPPRQHRQESVSAVPPPPLPLGSCGGAFTMYVRGTTSATEVGRGEPDGRTAPPPAPPPPRYRGESDAAFTPSPPAAPPPNSSAPQRDVSLALAHQTKIRTLYTRRPPSTDDSDWESSGHDTVLRRRPEHPHQRYLDAFYDLASAQVRRPEEDKSDQTMNQPSTSKRAPRPKMGTNSRDSMAQVRHMSGELTPTISEVYHERNIGLGLAPPLAELLLSEDSKTEMRAASSSENLLLQNLEKLGLLGESSESEERWCSGNASRPWLSAPPLETDIQSSDLTTAEIIERKTKFKKDIEPKRKEENVYELKPKDDTAGPSGIEKRSVTPFSELSRRDEGDGRSIADSHSSYKALVLNPRAPYLPEEGESGISAGKEGGKTHPRMRRPPVPRSKPAYTTLDFPPNKL; encoded by the exons AGGTTCAGTGTTCAGTGCGTTATCTTCGGCACATTGGGCCCTCAGTCAGCTAGATGCGGCAATCAACTACATGCAGCAAGATCTTGCCGTAGCCAAGTCACTAGGCGACACCGCTGGCGAATGTAGAGCGCACGGCAACCTCGGCGCCGCATACTTCAGCCAAGGGTCATATAAGGACGCATTGACAGCTCACCGATATCAACTAGTGCTGGCTATGAAGTGCAAG GACACCCAAGCAGCTGCCGCGGCATTGACCTCTTTAGGTCACGTGTACACCGCAATCGGCGACTACCCGAACGCGCTCGCCAGTCACAAGCAATGTGTACAGCTAGTTAAGCAGATGGGAGATAGGCTGCAAGAAGCCAGAGAGATAGGCAACGTCGGAGCAGTGTACTTAGCTATGGGCGAGTTTGATTCTGCGGTCGATTGCCATACGCAGCATTTGAGATTGGCGAGGAGGTTGGGAGACcag GTGGAGGAAGCGAGAGCTTATTCAAACCTCGGCTCATCATACCACTATAGGCGAAATTTTACACAAGCGATTGCGTACCACGAAAACGTTCTACGGATAGCTCAAAATCTAGGTGATAGAGCAATCGAAGCTAGAGCTTACGCTGGTTTGGGACATGCAGCAAG GTGTGCCGGCGATTACGCACAAGCTAAGAAATGGCATGAAAGGCAGTTAGATGTAGCTTTAGCAGCTAGAGATAAG ATTGGGGAAGGCCGAGCTTGTTCGAACTTAGGTATCGTATACCAATTACTAGGTGAACACGATGCAGCACTTAAGTTACATCAAGCACATTTATCTATCGCTAGACAGCTACAA GATAAAGCTGGCATGGGGCGAGCGTACGGCAATATCGGTAACGCGTATTCCGCAGCAGGTTTTTATGAACAAGCCATCAAGTACCATAAACAAGAACTGACGATATCCAAAGAGGTTCACGATCGAAGTTCTGAAGCCTCCACACATGGCAATCTAGCTGTTGCGTACCAGGCCTTAGGAGCTCATGATATGGCGTTGTTTCATTATAGAGCACATTTAG GTATAGCACGCGAACTAAAAGACGCAGCAGGAGAAGCTTGCGCTCTTCTCAACCTTGGAAATTGCTTGTCATCAAGAGGAGAGTTCGCTCAGGCAGTTCCATACTATGAGCAACATCTTATGCTTTCACAGGAGCTTGGAGACGTTATTGCTGAAGCAAAGGCGTGTCACTTCTTAGGATACGCTCACTATTGTTTAGGAAATTATAAGGAAGCTGTAAG atacTACGACCAAGATTTATCACTAGCCAAGGATTTACAAGACAAAATGAATATGGGAAGAGCATATTGCAACCTTGGTCTAGCCCATCTCGCTCTAGGCAACCTTGAAACAGCCCTAGAATGCCAAAAATACTTCTTAGCCATAGCCCACATGACACAGCATTTACAAGGGAAATTTAGGGCACTTGGAAATATAGGtgatgttttaataaaaatgggaGACGTAGAAGAAGCGGTCAAAATGTATCAGAGACAACTTGGATTTGCACGGCAA GCTCGCGATCGATCATTAGAAGCTGCAGCTTGTGGGGCATTAGGCTTAGCGCGAAGATTACAAAGAAGGTTAGATGCAGCATTAGGACACCATACACAG gAATTAACCCTTCGTCAAGAAGCGGGAGATGCAGCTGGCGAAGCAAGAGCACATTCGCATTTAGGTGCCGTTCATATGGCGTTAGGACATTATTCGCATGCAGCTAGATGTTATCGG GAACAATTAGAAAGAGCTCAAGAATTGCAAGATTGCGCTCTTGAGGCTCAGGCATACGGCAATCTTGGTATTGCTAAACTGAACATGGGACACTACGAGGATGCCATTGGATATTTAGAACAA CAATTAGCAATATTAGAACGAGTGAACTCACCAACATGTCAGCTCGATAAAGCAAGAGCACTTGGTTCACTTGGAGATTGCTATGACGCTCTCGGAGATCCCGATGAAGCAACCAAATACCATGAACAACACTTAGCATCAGCATTGAAATTAGACAATGCGAGGGAACAAGAAAGAGCGTATCGGGGACTTGGGTTAAGTCATAA ATCAGTTGGTAATCTTCAACAGGCTCTTGTATGTTTAGAGAAACGTCTTGTAGTATCTCACGAACTAGGTATACCTGAGGCTAAGGCTCAGGCTTATGGTGAACTTGGCGCCTTACACATTGCCCTAAATAACCTCGAACAAGCCGTCTCTTGTCTAGAACATCAAAAAAGTATTGCCAA GGAATTAAACAATCAAATAATGGAATCAGAAGCATGTCATTCACTTGGTGTAGCACATCACGCTCTCGGCGACCATGCGGCTGCCGTACGACATCATCGAGCAGAGCTTGAACTAGCACATAGACTTGGACTTACTCATTTACAG GCCCGAGCATGTGGTGGGTTGGGTGCCGCACATGCAGCTTTGGGTGCACAAGCGGAGGCTGCGCGATGGCATGAATCCCGACTTCGACATGCCACTGCTGCTG GTGATTCTCGTGGAAGAGCTAACGCGTTGGCAGATCTTGGTCGAGCGCATCTTGCAATGGGTGCGTGTGGTAGTGCAGTATCCTACTTGCGTCAAGCACTTGCAGCCACAGAAGGACTCGCTGATGCAGATGAAGAG GCTCGAGTGCGACACAGGCTCGGCCTCGCACTTTGGGCCTCAGGTGAATTGGAAGAGGCAAAAGAGCAGCTTCATGCAGCCCTCTCAGTCTTGGAATCTGGAAATGAAAGGCACAAGGACAAGAAAACTATTGCCTTATATACCTCAACGCATCATGCCCTTCAGAGAGTACTTGTTG AACTTGGACGTCATCACGAAGCACTTGTGGTCGCTGAACGTGGACGTTGTCGTTCGCTAGATACTGTCACAGACAAACAAACTAGCGCCTTGAACCAAGCCAACCTTGAACTACATACTGCTCAAag GAACCTCAATGAAGATATTGGCAAAGATCGAACAGAATTATGGAGTCCATCCACAGTAGAACAAGTCCTAGAAGTGGTGAACAAGCAGAAGTCACCCGTATTGTACTTCAGCATCGCTGCTGGAAGACTGTACTCCTGGTTACTTCAACCTCATAAGG gtatccTAAGGTTCCACCAAAGCTGTCTACTTGATCAATCCGAAGACAACGATAATAGTTTACCAGATATAAGTCCTGATGACCTTCAAACGAATACAA GTGCTGGCAAATTGGAAAGATACATCAAGGAGTGGTCCGCATGGTTGAAGACATCTGCCGATAGGAGGGAAGACGACCAATGGGACCTTGATGATCGCCCCAACACTGGTCTTGCTAGGATG GTTACGCGAAATCACCTGTTGAATTCCTCGAACTATTCACTGAGTTCTTTGTTCAGTGTAGGTTCTGTTGGAGGTTCAGTTGCAGGCTCAGTAGCCAGCCTGCAAGGCTCTACaag GTCCAGTATTCACGGGCCCAGAAAGAAGCAGCCCTCGTGGCAAGGTCCTCCATGCCTCAATTCATTGTATCAGATGCTCATTGCGCCTTTCGAAGATCTGCTACCGACCTCCTGTAACAACAATCATG CATCACACGGTCGTCGTGGATGCGGCGGTAGACGTGACATAGCACTGGTGGTGGAAGGCGCTCTGTACGCATGTCCTTGGGGAGCGTTGCGTGGTACCGCCGATACAGAACCTCTGTGCGAGCGATTCGCGCTTCTTGTCGCGCCAGCACTACGCCCACTCAGGCACACGCGGCATGTGAGGACTAAACAAACGCATCCTGAACACG GTGGTGCAAACTCTAACAACACAGAAGCGGGCATGCGATGCCTCGTGGTCGGCGTGCGATGGGGAGCGGCGCAAGCGCTGCTCAAGGAGGCCGAACTCGTGGCGGACATGCTGCGAGTTACACCACTCACCGACTACCAG GCATCGAAAGAAACAGTTGTTGCACAACTTCCACAAGCAGAATGCATCCACTTTGCCACTCACATCTGCTGGAAAACTCCTGGCATCGTTCTCAGCCCCGGAGAAGTG GTTGATTCTCAAGCTAAACGACTGTTAAATACGAGCGTTGGTAGTGGAGTCGTTGATACCTCTACTGAAAACGAGGAAGAAA ATGCTGAGCTTCCTCCAAGTAACGAAGAATTACCACCTGCCTCTGAGTTTATGTTGACGGCAGCTGAAATTATGAATTTGAAAATCACAGCTAGACTG GTAGTCATTTCATGTGCATCCTCAAGTGCAGCATTCCAGGATACAGATGATCCAGAATCAGTAACGGTAGCCGGTGAAGGTGTATCTCGATTGTGCAGAGCTTTCTTAGCTGCTGGAGCTCAAGCTATATTGGTCACTCTGTGGCCTTCTCCTCAAGACACTGCAACAAAAATTTTGTATAGAGCTTTATATTCTGCCCTTTTACAAGGAAGCAGGGTAGCCAA AGCCCTTGGAGATGCCATGCAGACAGTTCGTCACACAAAACATTTCTCACACCCTGCTCACTGGGCCGGTCTAGCGTTATTGGGAGCTAATGTACGCCTGAGCAATAAAGTGGCTCTCATGGGCCAAGCGCTTTGCGAATTGCTCGCCGCTCCAGACAAATGCAG GGATGCATTACGAGTTTGCTTACACTTGGTGGAGAAGTCTCTTCAACGGATAGTAAGAGGACAGAAGAACGCAATGTACACAACACAGAAGAGCATCGAGAACAAAGCTGGGACTACCACGGGATGGCGGGAACTTTTGATGAGTGTTGGATTTAG aTTTGAACCCGCAGCGAACGGGATACCTTCAAGTGTGTTCTTCCCTCAAAGTGATCCCGAAGAAAGATTAACACAGTGTTCTGCCAGCCTTCAAGCTCTATTGG GATTGACTCCAACAACGCTGCAAGCACTTTCCAAACTTATATCGAACGGAAGTGATGTAGCAGACGACATTATTGGCGTGATTCGGTCTGTCATATCACAGTTCTCCGCCAAGACTTCTGAGAGTGATACCATCGAGGTTGCTGTGAATGTCAG GCTATGGCGAGTTAATGGGTGTCACGAACTTTTGGCTTCCCTCGGCTTTGACTTGGCTGAAGTTGGCCAAGATGAAGTTACTCTTCGGACGGGAAAAGTGGCTAACAGGCGCCACATCCAATTTGTGCTGCAGGCTTTGCTTGCTCTCTTTG ATACACAGGAGGCCCCCCGTAGTCTTAGCTTAGAGTCCAGCTCAAGCGTTGAATCGTTGGCATCTATAGATGATGGCGACTTGGAACCGCATTCCGATGGCGAACCACCACCGAGGCAGCATAGAC AGGAAAGTGTCTCAGCGGTACCACCACCGCCATTACCATTAGGATCTTGTGGCGGTGCCTTCACTATGTACGTACGTGGTACCACTTCTGCAACTGAAGTTGGTCGAGGTGAACCTGATGGCAGAACAGCCCCGCCTCCAGCACCCCCACCACCCAGATATAGGGGTGAAAGTGACGCCGCCTTCACCCCATCACCACCCGCGGCACCACCGCCAAACTCCTCAGCCCCTCAAAGAGATGTATCCTTAGCTTTAGCTCACCAAACCAAAATCAGGACTCTCTATACAAGACGACCTCCTTCAACAGATGACTCCGATTGGGAAAGTTCTGGCCACGACACAGTATTACGTAGACGTCCAGAACATCCTCATCAAAGATATTTAGATGCTTTTTACGATTTAGCATCGGCGCAAGTTCGGCGACCCGAAGAGGATAAATCAGATCAAACGATGAACCAACCATCGACATCAAAGAGAGCTCCGAGACCCAAAATGGGTACGAACAGTCGCGATTCCATGGCTCAAGTGAGGCATATGAGTGGAGAATTAACTCCTACTATATCGGAAGTTTACCACGAACGGAATATAGGATTAGGTTTAGCCCCACCACTAGCAGAATTGCTTTTGTCTGAAGATTCTAAGACTGAAATGAGAGCGGCCAGTTCCAGTGAAAATTTACTTCTGCAGAATTTAGAAAAGTTAGGTCTTCTCGGAGAGTCCAGCGAATCTGAAGAAAGGTGGTGTAGTGGGAACGCTTCTCGACCTTGGTTATCAGCACCGCCTTTAGAGACCGACATTCAAAGTTCAGATTTGACAACCGCCGAAATAATAGAAcgcaaaacaaaattcaagAAAGACATCgaaccaaaaagaaaagaagaaaacgTTTATGAATTAAAACCAAAAGATGATACTGCGGGACCGAGCGGGATCGAAAAGCGATCTGTTACTCCATTCTCGGAACTTTCGAGAAGAGATGAAGGCGATGGCAGGAGTATTGCGGATTCGCATTCATCTTACAAAGCACTTGTTTTAAATCCTAGAGCACCATATTTGCCTGAAGAAGGAGAATCGGGTATCAGTGCAGGTAAAGAAGGGGGCAAAACGCACCCTAGAATGAGACGACCCCCTGTGCCCAGAAGTAAACCAGCGTACACAACGCTTGATTTTCCACCGAATAAGTTATAA